One Gemmatimonadota bacterium genomic window carries:
- a CDS encoding histone deacetylase gives MSAATGFFLHPASPLHDTGWRHPEHQGRLRALASTVGKDLLTLHGSVEQMQAGEASMEDLLRVHTQEQVELVRDACRMAQESEKIVSVDSDTKVSSASWDAAVGSAGAAVAAAHAVVEGTIRNAFVATRPPGHHATPDRAMGFCLFNNIAVTARWLQAHGHAERVLILDWDVHHGNGTHDAFYEDASVFFVSLHQWPHYPGTGSAEQTGMGAGVGYTLNVPLAAGTPAAEYRVHFERAVDEALSRFEPDFVLVSCGFDAMAGDPLGDLRLEPSDLYDMTRFTLEVAAAGCDGRVVALLEGGYDPKRLGEGVVAVIRALAGLEAP, from the coding sequence GTGAGCGCTGCCACGGGCTTCTTCCTGCATCCCGCGTCTCCCCTCCACGACACCGGCTGGAGGCACCCCGAGCATCAGGGTCGCCTCCGCGCCCTGGCGTCGACGGTCGGCAAGGACCTGCTCACGCTGCACGGCTCCGTGGAGCAGATGCAGGCGGGGGAAGCGTCCATGGAGGACCTGCTGCGCGTGCACACCCAAGAGCAGGTAGAGCTGGTGCGTGACGCGTGCCGGATGGCCCAGGAGTCGGAGAAGATCGTCTCCGTCGACTCGGACACGAAGGTTTCTTCGGCGTCGTGGGACGCGGCGGTCGGCAGCGCGGGCGCCGCGGTCGCAGCGGCGCATGCGGTGGTCGAAGGCACGATCCGAAACGCCTTCGTCGCGACGCGACCTCCGGGCCACCACGCGACGCCCGATCGGGCGATGGGCTTCTGCCTCTTCAACAACATCGCGGTTACTGCGCGCTGGTTGCAGGCGCATGGCCACGCGGAGCGAGTGCTGATCCTCGACTGGGACGTGCATCACGGGAACGGCACGCACGATGCGTTCTACGAAGACGCGTCGGTCTTCTTCGTCTCACTGCACCAGTGGCCGCACTATCCGGGTACGGGGTCGGCCGAGCAGACCGGCATGGGCGCGGGGGTCGGGTACACGCTGAATGTGCCGCTGGCTGCCGGTACGCCGGCCGCGGAGTACCGTGTGCACTTCGAACGCGCGGTTGACGAGGCGCTCAGCCGCTTCGAGCCCGACTTCGTGCTCGTTTCGTGCGGATTCGACGCCATGGCGGGCGACCCACTCGGAGACCTGCGGCTCGAACCGTCCGATCTCTACGACATGACGCGCTTCACTCTCGAGGTGGCGGCCGCTGGGTGTGATGGGCGCGTCGTGGCGCTGCTGGAGGGTGGCTACGACCCGAAGCGGCTCGGTGAGGGAGTCGTGGCCGTGATTCGGGCGCTCGCGGGGTTGGAGGCGCCGTAG
- the carB gene encoding carbamoyl-phosphate synthase large subunit, whose product MPRRDDLETILILGSGPIIIGQACEFDYSGTQAVRALKEEGYRVVLVNSNPATIMTDPDLADRTYIEPITAEWVEMVIEREKPDALLPTMGGQTALNVAMDLHRAGILEKHGVELIGADERSIEMAEDRELFAKAMHRIGLEVPTGGFARTIEEALEIVEGTGYPAIVRPSYTLGGTGGGISYNREEFREQVRKGLDASPIREVLIDRSVIGWKEYELEVVRDSIDNVIIVCSIENFDPMGVHTGDSITVAPAQTLSDVEYQRMRDASIAIIREIGVEAGGCNIQFAVNPEDGEMLVVEMNPRVSRSSALASKATGFPIARVGAKLAVGYHLHELPNDITKTTPASFEPVLDYVVVKLPRFAFEKFPEVDDTLGIQMKSVGETMAIGRTFRSAWQKGFRGLETGRHGWVTGRWLKDDGLEADDRQALLRAIQRPTPNRPFQLKRALEAGLSPEDIFEATRIDPWFIDQLEQILEWEARYRDAEEVSPELLRRMKREGFSDLQLAELRGEEEAAVRARRWELDIRPTYNVVDTCAGEFPAATPYYYSSYEDESESVPSEREKVVILGSGPNRIGQGIEFDYCCVQAVLALKEAGFETIMINSNPETVSTDFDISDKLYFEPLTLEDVLEILHLEQPMGVIVQLGGQTPLKLAHGLEELGAPVLGTSVEAIDRAEDRDRFNEVCRKIGARTPANGIARSEEEALAAAREIGFPVLVRPSYVLGGRAMRIIYDEESLGRYFEEAAQASEDHPVLVDSFLEDAFEADVDALCDGTDVVIGGIMQHIEDAGVHSGDSACVLPPYLLSGPVLEEIRDLTRKFALELGVVGLMNVQYAIKADVVYVLEVNPRASRTVPFVSKATGVPLARLAARIMAGEKLADMDVPEEPPVPGVAVKEAVFPFDRFDVDVLLGPEMRSTGEVMGFDDSFGMAFAKAQISAGNRLPESGRLIVTVNDADKETVTPIVRRFRDLGFDIMATKGTRDYLARLGVPAERVFKVGEGRPDIVDHIVTGDVALLINTPLGKRSQYDDYAMLRAAITYKVPYLTTMSATSAACDALIALKSRVREVRSVQERIASLRAEVGAD is encoded by the coding sequence GTGCCACGACGCGACGACCTAGAAACCATTCTCATCCTGGGCTCCGGGCCGATCATCATCGGTCAGGCCTGCGAGTTCGACTATTCGGGTACCCAGGCCGTGCGCGCCCTCAAGGAAGAGGGCTACCGCGTCGTGCTGGTAAATTCGAATCCAGCGACGATCATGACGGATCCGGACCTTGCGGATCGCACGTACATCGAGCCCATCACGGCGGAGTGGGTCGAGATGGTCATCGAGCGCGAGAAGCCTGACGCGCTGCTACCGACGATGGGTGGCCAGACCGCTCTCAACGTCGCGATGGATCTGCACCGGGCCGGGATCCTGGAGAAACATGGAGTCGAGTTGATCGGTGCGGACGAGCGCTCGATCGAGATGGCGGAGGACCGAGAGCTGTTTGCCAAGGCGATGCACCGCATCGGCCTCGAGGTCCCGACCGGAGGATTTGCGCGCACGATCGAAGAAGCTCTGGAGATCGTGGAGGGCACGGGGTACCCGGCGATCGTGCGGCCCTCGTACACGCTCGGTGGTACCGGCGGCGGCATCTCGTACAACCGCGAGGAGTTCCGCGAGCAGGTCCGTAAGGGACTCGACGCTTCCCCGATCAGAGAAGTGCTGATCGACCGCTCGGTCATTGGCTGGAAGGAGTACGAGCTCGAAGTCGTCCGGGACTCCATCGACAACGTCATCATCGTTTGTTCGATCGAGAATTTCGATCCTATGGGGGTGCACACGGGTGACTCGATCACGGTCGCGCCGGCGCAGACCCTCAGCGACGTCGAGTATCAGAGGATGCGCGACGCGTCGATCGCGATCATCCGGGAGATCGGCGTCGAGGCCGGCGGTTGTAACATCCAGTTTGCAGTAAACCCCGAGGACGGCGAGATGCTCGTCGTCGAGATGAACCCGCGCGTCTCACGATCGTCCGCACTCGCATCCAAGGCGACTGGATTTCCGATCGCACGCGTCGGTGCCAAACTCGCCGTTGGCTACCATCTGCACGAGCTGCCCAACGACATCACCAAGACGACACCGGCCTCGTTCGAGCCAGTGCTCGACTACGTGGTTGTAAAGCTGCCGCGATTCGCCTTCGAGAAGTTCCCCGAGGTGGACGACACTCTGGGTATCCAGATGAAGTCGGTGGGTGAGACGATGGCGATCGGCCGCACCTTCCGGAGCGCTTGGCAAAAGGGTTTCCGCGGGCTGGAGACGGGTCGCCACGGATGGGTCACTGGCCGGTGGCTCAAGGACGACGGGCTCGAGGCCGACGACCGCCAGGCGTTGCTACGCGCGATTCAGCGACCGACTCCGAACCGTCCATTTCAACTGAAGCGGGCCCTCGAGGCCGGTCTATCACCTGAGGACATCTTCGAAGCCACGAGGATCGATCCCTGGTTCATCGATCAGCTCGAGCAGATTCTCGAGTGGGAAGCGCGCTACCGGGACGCGGAAGAAGTCAGTCCGGAGCTGCTCCGGCGCATGAAGCGCGAGGGCTTCAGCGACCTTCAGTTGGCTGAGCTGCGCGGTGAGGAGGAAGCCGCCGTGCGTGCTCGACGTTGGGAGCTGGACATCCGGCCCACGTACAACGTGGTCGACACCTGCGCCGGTGAGTTCCCGGCGGCAACGCCGTACTACTACTCGTCGTACGAGGACGAGAGCGAGAGCGTGCCGTCGGAGCGCGAGAAGGTCGTCATCCTCGGTAGTGGACCGAACCGGATCGGGCAGGGCATCGAGTTCGACTACTGCTGCGTGCAGGCCGTGCTCGCGCTCAAAGAGGCCGGCTTCGAGACCATCATGATCAACTCGAATCCCGAGACCGTCTCCACGGACTTCGACATCAGTGACAAGCTGTACTTCGAGCCGCTCACGCTCGAGGACGTGCTCGAGATCCTTCACCTCGAGCAGCCGATGGGCGTCATCGTCCAACTCGGCGGTCAGACGCCGCTCAAACTGGCGCACGGCCTCGAAGAGCTCGGCGCACCGGTGCTCGGCACGTCGGTCGAGGCGATCGACCGGGCGGAAGACCGTGACCGCTTCAATGAGGTGTGCAGGAAGATCGGCGCGCGCACCCCGGCCAACGGCATCGCCAGGAGTGAGGAAGAGGCGCTTGCCGCGGCGCGCGAGATCGGCTTTCCGGTGCTCGTCCGGCCCAGCTACGTGCTCGGCGGGCGCGCGATGCGCATCATCTACGACGAGGAGTCACTCGGGCGGTACTTCGAAGAAGCCGCGCAGGCGTCCGAAGATCATCCGGTGCTCGTCGACTCCTTCCTCGAGGATGCCTTCGAAGCGGACGTCGACGCGCTCTGCGACGGCACCGACGTCGTCATCGGCGGAATCATGCAGCACATCGAGGACGCGGGCGTACACTCGGGTGACTCGGCGTGTGTGTTGCCCCCGTACCTGCTCTCGGGTCCGGTGCTCGAGGAGATCCGCGACCTGACGCGCAAGTTCGCTCTGGAGTTGGGTGTGGTGGGGTTGATGAACGTGCAATACGCGATCAAGGCCGACGTCGTCTACGTGCTCGAGGTGAACCCGCGGGCGTCTCGCACCGTTCCTTTCGTGAGCAAGGCGACCGGCGTGCCGCTCGCGCGCCTCGCCGCGCGCATCATGGCGGGCGAGAAGCTCGCGGACATGGACGTGCCGGAGGAGCCACCGGTGCCCGGCGTCGCGGTGAAGGAGGCTGTGTTCCCGTTCGATCGCTTCGACGTCGATGTGCTGCTAGGACCGGAGATGCGGTCGACGGGTGAGGTCATGGGCTTCGACGACTCGTTCGGAATGGCGTTCGCGAAAGCGCAGATCTCTGCGGGCAACCGTCTGCCGGAGTCAGGCCGGCTGATCGTTACCGTGAACGACGCCGACAAGGAAACCGTCACGCCGATCGTGCGCCGATTCCGCGACCTCGGCTTCGACATCATGGCGACAAAGGGCACGCGGGACTACCTGGCGCGGCTCGGTGTGCCCGCGGAGCGGGTCTTCAAGGTCGGAGAGGGTCGCCCCGACATCGTCGATCACATCGTGACCGGCGACGTCGCGTTGCTCATCAATACGCCGCTCGGCAAGCGGTCCCAGTACGACGACTACGCGATGCTCCGGGCTGCGATCACCTACAAGGTGCCGTACCTCACGACGATGTCCGCGACGTCGGCGGCGTGCGACGCGCTCATCGCGCTCAAGTCGCGCGTCCGAGAGGTCCGCTCGGTCCAGGAGCGTATCGCGTCCCTCAGGGCTGAGGTCGGCGCCGACTGA